The following are encoded in a window of Bradyrhizobium guangdongense genomic DNA:
- a CDS encoding OpgC domain-containing protein — protein sequence MKPSVKANLAAFQHDARLYLTLGIANWSVFVDHIPDNVVNLLTLRNFGFSGAADLFVFVVGYGVAIIYGRMAFERGYVVAATRIFRRVWRLYAAYVVLFVIYIDAIAYVASQSMAPEIIEEYNISGILEHPLRILVQGLVLQEEPLNLDLLQLMIPLMAFFPFALWGLLRHPNLTLAASVALYLAARWFGWNFHAFPDREWTFNPYCWQMLMVLGGWFAVTGASGHGLRNLSWLRALAGVYLLSAMAITLMRHSPALSAYLPDVVLNGISPTDKENLAPYRVVHFLALAFIATYVIPADHPGLQLKPLRMVIKCGEEWLAVFCVAVFLSFAGHLILITGANLVVMQIGVSLVGFAAMTAVAYYISWSKRQDEPAALRQRA from the coding sequence ATGAAACCGTCCGTCAAGGCGAACCTTGCCGCATTTCAACACGACGCCAGGCTCTATTTGACGCTCGGCATTGCAAACTGGTCGGTCTTCGTCGACCACATCCCCGATAATGTCGTCAACTTGCTGACGCTGCGCAATTTCGGCTTCAGCGGCGCGGCCGACCTGTTCGTGTTCGTGGTGGGCTATGGGGTGGCCATCATCTACGGCAGGATGGCATTCGAGCGCGGCTATGTCGTTGCCGCGACCCGCATCTTCCGCCGGGTCTGGCGGCTCTATGCGGCCTATGTCGTCCTGTTCGTGATTTATATCGACGCCATTGCCTACGTCGCCTCTCAATCGATGGCGCCTGAGATCATCGAGGAATACAACATCTCGGGAATTCTCGAGCACCCGCTGCGCATCCTGGTCCAGGGACTGGTGCTACAGGAGGAGCCGCTCAATCTCGACCTCCTGCAGCTGATGATTCCGCTGATGGCGTTCTTCCCGTTCGCCTTGTGGGGTCTGCTACGACACCCAAACCTGACGCTGGCTGCCTCGGTCGCGCTGTATCTCGCGGCGCGCTGGTTCGGCTGGAATTTTCACGCTTTTCCCGACCGGGAATGGACGTTCAATCCGTATTGCTGGCAGATGCTGATGGTGCTGGGCGGCTGGTTCGCGGTCACCGGCGCCTCGGGCCACGGCTTGCGCAATCTGTCCTGGCTGCGTGCACTCGCGGGTGTCTATCTGCTGTCGGCGATGGCCATCACCTTGATGCGCCATTCGCCGGCGTTGTCCGCCTATCTCCCTGATGTCGTGCTCAACGGCATCTCGCCGACCGACAAGGAAAATCTCGCGCCCTATCGCGTGGTCCATTTCCTGGCGCTCGCCTTCATCGCAACCTATGTCATTCCGGCCGACCATCCGGGGCTGCAATTGAAGCCGCTCCGGATGGTCATCAAATGCGGCGAGGAATGGCTCGCCGTATTCTGCGTCGCCGTATTCCTGTCCTTCGCCGGTCATCTCATCCTGATCACCGGCGCCAATCTGGTCGTGATGCAGATCGGCGTGAGCCTCGTCGGTTTCGCTGCGATGACGGCTGTGGCCTATTATATCTCCTGGTCGAAGCGGCAGGACGAGCCGGCGGCCTTGCGTCAACGGGCCTAG
- a CDS encoding DUF883 family protein — MSTTDTEAGMRGWTDKANAERLEKDVAAVKSDIAALTDQITDALNTFANATSKQARRGYKQARDNMDTTLDDFSERGSAMMDAAQDAYGSIEETLEDAITQRPLATVGIALGIGFLIGFAWRR; from the coding sequence ATGTCAACGACCGATACCGAAGCCGGGATGAGAGGCTGGACTGACAAGGCCAATGCAGAACGTCTCGAGAAGGATGTAGCAGCCGTGAAAAGCGATATCGCCGCCCTCACCGACCAGATCACCGACGCGCTCAATACCTTCGCCAACGCCACGAGCAAGCAGGCGCGGCGCGGTTACAAGCAGGCACGCGACAACATGGATACGACGCTCGACGATTTCTCGGAGCGGGGCAGCGCGATGATGGACGCGGCGCAGGACGCCTACGGCTCGATCGAGGAAACACTCGAAGACGCGATCACGCAGCGGCCGCTCGCCACCGTCGGCATTGCCCTCGGCATCGGCTTCCTGATCGGGTTCGCCTGGCGCCGGTGA
- a CDS encoding urease accessory protein UreF: protein MLMITNEPVGAGDLAEREAAALYRLMTWLSPAFPVGGFSYSSGIEWAVEAGDITDIATLADWLDAMLGDGSGFCDATFLVQAYRAAEAGEDAALNNIAELAAAFVPSRERQLETTSQGRAFIDISRAAWDAEGLDAMVAACRTPLVYPVAVGVVAALHGVPLAPTLHAFLHALVSNWISAASRLIPLGQTDSQRVLVKLEAAVAATANRALNAMLDDLGSATFRADLAGMRHETQYTRLFRS, encoded by the coding sequence ATGCTCATGATCACAAATGAGCCTGTCGGCGCGGGCGACCTCGCCGAGCGTGAGGCGGCGGCGCTGTACCGGCTGATGACGTGGTTGTCGCCGGCGTTCCCCGTCGGCGGCTTCTCCTATTCCAGCGGCATCGAATGGGCGGTCGAAGCCGGAGATATCACCGATATCGCGACGCTCGCCGACTGGCTCGATGCCATGCTCGGTGACGGCTCTGGCTTTTGCGACGCGACGTTTCTGGTCCAGGCCTACCGCGCCGCTGAAGCCGGCGAAGACGCCGCCTTGAATAACATCGCAGAGCTCGCGGCCGCCTTTGTGCCGTCGCGCGAGCGGCAGCTCGAGACGACCTCGCAGGGCCGTGCCTTCATCGACATCTCCCGCGCCGCGTGGGATGCCGAGGGTTTGGATGCCATGGTCGCGGCATGCCGCACGCCATTGGTCTATCCCGTCGCCGTCGGGGTCGTCGCCGCGCTGCACGGCGTACCGCTGGCACCGACGCTGCACGCCTTCCTGCATGCGCTGGTCTCGAACTGGATTTCGGCCGCGAGCCGCCTCATTCCGCTCGGCCAGACCGACAGCCAGCGTGTACTGGTGAAACTGGAAGCTGCTGTCGCCGCGACCGCCAATCGTGCGCTGAATGCGATGCTGGACGATCTCGGCAGCGCGACCTTTCGCGCCGATCTCGCCGGTATGCGGCACGAAACGCAATATACGCGGCTGTTTCGCTCGTGA
- a CDS encoding putative quinol monooxygenase produces the protein MIYVVATLTIKPETRAEFIAAAVACIKETRKEPGNIAYDLHESVTDPTRMVFVEQWENAEALVPHRAQEHMKTFGRVAVKCFTAPPKIEIITPEKVETR, from the coding sequence GTGATCTACGTTGTTGCTACCTTGACCATCAAGCCTGAAACCCGCGCCGAGTTCATTGCCGCCGCCGTCGCCTGCATCAAGGAGACGCGGAAAGAGCCCGGCAATATCGCCTATGATCTGCACGAGAGCGTCACCGATCCCACCAGGATGGTGTTCGTCGAGCAGTGGGAAAATGCCGAGGCGCTGGTGCCGCATCGCGCCCAGGAACACATGAAAACGTTCGGTCGAGTCGCGGTGAAGTGCTTTACCGCTCCGCCGAAGATCGAGATCATCACGCCCGAGAAGGTCGAGACGAGGTAA
- a CDS encoding AI-2E family transporter, protein MRVLPTERLMSGPDEGTPLPDSHAELPPVIRRTEFVAFALAGLLLIAVVAVLYFAKAFFLPVVMAVVAGTMLSPAATFLEKRRVPRAVGAVLIVAAVSAIVAFIFALIASPVMDWSSRLPQLAGQLKDKMHVFDRPLSLWRELQSMLGGSDGLPNFQLPKIEWVQPTLEFLSPTFAEFLLFFATLILFIASWRDLRRALIMTFAERDARLRTLRILNEIEVHLGNYLLTVTIINVGVGIAAGIVCAITGMPNPAGLGALAATLNFIPIIGPVAMFLILALVGVLTFPTIGGGLAAAIAFGGITFLEGHFVTPTIIGRRLALNALAVFVALAFWTWLWGPMGAFLSSPLLIVGLILKEHLLPENSPQLPEE, encoded by the coding sequence GTGCGCGTCCTTCCCACTGAACGACTGATGTCCGGCCCCGACGAGGGCACCCCGCTCCCTGACAGCCATGCCGAATTGCCGCCGGTGATCCGGCGAACCGAGTTCGTTGCCTTTGCCCTTGCCGGCCTGCTCCTGATCGCCGTGGTCGCGGTGCTCTATTTCGCCAAGGCGTTCTTCCTGCCTGTCGTCATGGCCGTGGTCGCCGGTACAATGCTGTCGCCGGCCGCGACCTTCCTGGAAAAGCGTCGCGTGCCGCGGGCCGTCGGGGCCGTGCTCATCGTGGCCGCGGTGAGCGCAATCGTCGCGTTCATCTTCGCACTCATTGCTTCACCAGTGATGGATTGGAGCTCCCGCCTGCCGCAGCTTGCGGGCCAGCTCAAGGACAAGATGCACGTCTTCGACCGTCCCCTGTCACTCTGGCGGGAGCTCCAAAGCATGCTCGGCGGCTCCGACGGGCTGCCAAACTTTCAGCTCCCCAAGATCGAATGGGTGCAGCCGACGCTGGAATTCCTGTCGCCGACCTTTGCCGAATTCCTGCTGTTCTTCGCAACCCTGATCCTGTTCATCGCCAGCTGGCGCGATCTGCGGCGAGCGCTGATCATGACGTTCGCCGAGCGCGATGCCCGGCTGCGCACGCTGCGAATCCTGAACGAGATCGAGGTCCATCTCGGCAACTATCTGCTGACGGTGACCATCATCAATGTCGGCGTGGGCATTGCGGCCGGTATCGTTTGCGCAATCACGGGCATGCCCAATCCGGCCGGCCTTGGCGCCCTTGCTGCAACGCTCAACTTCATCCCGATCATCGGCCCGGTCGCGATGTTCCTCATATTGGCCCTCGTCGGCGTTTTGACCTTTCCGACCATCGGCGGCGGGCTCGCCGCGGCGATCGCCTTCGGCGGCATCACCTTCCTGGAAGGGCATTTCGTCACGCCCACCATTATCGGTCGCAGACTGGCGCTGAATGCGCTCGCCGTTTTCGTCGCGCTGGCGTTCTGGACCTGGCTGTGGGGACCGATGGGCGCGTTCCTGTCGTCGCCGCTGTTGATCGTCGGATTGATCCTCAAGGAACATCTGTTGCCGGAGAACTCGCCGCAGTTGCCGGAGGAATGA
- the ureG gene encoding urease accessory protein UreG yields the protein MTTSHGPLRVGVGGPVGSGKTALMDLLCKTMRERYDIAAITNDIYTKWDAEFLVRSGSLTPDRIAGVETGGCPHTAIREDASMNLAAVADMRAKFPELDLVLIESGGDNLAATFSPELADLTIYVIDVAAGDKIPSKGGPGITRSDLLVINKIDLAPHVGASLEKMNTDAKRMRGERPFVMTNLKKSEGLDRIVGFIEAKGGLKRAG from the coding sequence ATGACAACTTCTCACGGCCCGTTGCGTGTCGGCGTCGGTGGCCCGGTCGGATCGGGCAAGACCGCGTTGATGGATCTGCTCTGCAAGACCATGCGCGAGCGCTACGACATCGCCGCGATCACCAATGACATCTACACCAAATGGGATGCGGAGTTCCTTGTGCGATCGGGATCGCTGACGCCGGACCGCATCGCCGGTGTCGAGACCGGCGGCTGCCCGCACACCGCGATCCGCGAGGACGCTTCGATGAACCTCGCCGCCGTAGCGGATATGCGCGCGAAATTCCCCGAGCTCGACCTCGTGCTGATCGAATCCGGTGGTGACAATCTCGCTGCCACTTTTTCCCCGGAGCTCGCCGACCTCACGATCTATGTCATCGATGTGGCCGCCGGCGACAAGATCCCGTCCAAAGGCGGTCCCGGCATCACCCGCTCAGACCTCCTGGTCATCAACAAGATCGATCTCGCGCCCCATGTCGGGGCGTCCCTCGAGAAGATGAACACCGACGCCAAGCGCATGCGCGGCGAGCGTCCCTTCGTGATGACCAACCTGAAGAAGAGCGAAGGGCTCGACCGTATCGTCGGCTTCATCGAGGCCAAAGGTGGATTGAAACGGGCGGGCTGA
- the ureE gene encoding urease accessory protein UreE, with protein sequence MIRATQVRGQHRFTETPADTVVLDFDDRHRRRMAMTGTRGLEFLLDLENAVALRGGDALVLEDGRLVEVVAAPEALLEIRGRDPHHLIRVAWHLGNRHLPTQLMAKALRIRRDHVIEAMVKGLGARVVEIEAPFDPEGGAYADAGHAHAHDDNAHHDHGHHGHGHHHHDHHDHGHGHDHAAHDHGHDHHHHDDHCDHPDHHHGHKHAHDHK encoded by the coding sequence ATGATCCGGGCGACGCAGGTTAGGGGACAGCACCGCTTCACGGAAACGCCGGCGGATACGGTCGTGCTCGACTTCGACGATCGGCACCGCCGCCGCATGGCGATGACGGGGACGCGGGGGCTCGAGTTCCTGCTCGACCTGGAGAACGCCGTCGCGCTGCGCGGCGGAGATGCGCTGGTGCTGGAGGACGGAAGGCTGGTCGAGGTGGTCGCGGCGCCCGAGGCGCTGCTCGAGATTCGTGGTCGCGATCCGCACCACCTGATCCGCGTTGCCTGGCATCTCGGCAACCGCCATCTGCCGACGCAGCTGATGGCCAAAGCCTTGCGTATTCGCCGCGACCACGTGATCGAGGCGATGGTGAAGGGCCTCGGCGCGCGCGTGGTCGAGATCGAGGCACCGTTCGATCCCGAAGGGGGCGCCTATGCCGACGCTGGCCATGCGCATGCGCACGACGATAATGCGCATCATGATCATGGTCATCACGGTCATGGCCATCATCACCATGATCATCACGACCACGGCCACGGCCATGACCATGCCGCGCATGACCATGGCCACGATCACCACCATCACGACGATCATTGCGACCATCCCGACCATCACCACGGCCACAAGCATGCTCATGATCACAAATGA
- a CDS encoding TetR/AcrR family transcriptional regulator translates to MAKDTSDAAEGAPRRGRPRSIETSNAILESAYTLMAATGLVATTIDAIARHSNVSKMTIYKWWPSREALLIDAFLHQAAQMLPLPPVSAGTPAARTRRHAAAYAEALQGEFGKVQLAVISECISKTGSAELFYARYLQFRRDALVEMIAAGQKDGSILAEGPPEDLYDAIYGSLFYRYVFGIAPITPAYARNLVDLVLRPKF, encoded by the coding sequence ATGGCGAAAGACACGAGCGATGCGGCCGAGGGCGCTCCCCGGCGCGGCCGGCCGCGTTCGATCGAGACCAGCAACGCCATTCTCGAAAGCGCCTACACGCTGATGGCCGCAACCGGCCTTGTCGCAACCACGATTGATGCGATCGCACGCCATTCCAACGTCTCCAAGATGACGATCTACAAATGGTGGCCCTCGCGAGAGGCGCTGCTGATCGACGCCTTTCTCCATCAGGCAGCCCAAATGCTGCCGCTGCCCCCGGTGAGCGCGGGCACGCCCGCGGCGCGCACGCGCCGCCATGCCGCGGCCTATGCCGAGGCCTTGCAAGGCGAGTTCGGCAAGGTGCAGCTGGCCGTCATCTCCGAATGCATCTCGAAAACCGGCTCGGCCGAACTGTTCTATGCCCGCTACCTGCAATTCCGCCGCGACGCGCTGGTGGAGATGATTGCCGCCGGGCAAAAGGATGGCAGCATTCTCGCCGAAGGCCCGCCGGAAGATCTGTACGACGCCATCTATGGCAGCCTGTTCTACCGCTACGTCTTCGGTATCGCGCCGATCACGCCGGCCTACGCGCGCAATCTGGTCGACCTGGTGCTGCGGCCGAAGTTCTAG
- a CDS encoding CHASE domain-containing protein, producing MVRLGFIIGFIALLGALLSGLAAYRVHDQELALDRIALARAIDVHASLVQDRSTERELLARVASGLFRAPSVLKPNMLEPLRSAIYAFKTDFVVAGWVARLQPSELAAAQTALATAGFPKPQIRDYGDKPIDPASLTQPVDVLMDLEPRSDETKGLLGRSFDNDPVRSAMLTRARVEKRSIASDPVPLLRDNGSIGVIVAAPVIPEGATEPAGFVTFSYELASLMLTNDDLSLFSVALKDPRKEGSELVANDQGVVSTRMTSPEGPSPSATRTISFGGRDWQLGYYAKSNSARRAEQTAIIVAAIGFAITAMVCGLFGYVAYNNLRLSREIQVRIGFERRLTAVIDELNHRVKNILAVIQSIVTRTLRHGSDIDVARELLIGRIHAMSNVVSLLSESQWQGVKLKGLFEARAIPHADRIAVSGPDIAVSARAAQSLSLLFFELASHSDEGLSLVGKHPHITANWTVTGEESGEIFHFRWEEFNTSEATRRPDSDFGLILLDRVAPEALGGTAKRYFTDVSYVYELTAPMETVVDMTERDRTDKISAPVRPAK from the coding sequence GTGGTCCGGCTGGGTTTCATCATCGGCTTCATCGCTCTGCTCGGAGCCTTGCTCTCCGGGCTGGCCGCGTATCGCGTTCACGACCAGGAGCTGGCGTTGGACCGGATCGCGCTGGCGCGCGCGATCGATGTTCATGCGAGCCTGGTCCAGGACAGGTCGACTGAGCGCGAGCTGTTGGCGCGTGTCGCGTCAGGCCTGTTCCGCGCGCCCTCGGTGCTGAAGCCCAACATGCTGGAGCCGCTGCGCTCGGCCATCTACGCCTTCAAGACCGATTTTGTCGTGGCCGGCTGGGTTGCCCGTCTGCAGCCGAGCGAACTTGCCGCGGCACAGACCGCGCTCGCGACCGCCGGCTTCCCGAAGCCGCAGATACGCGACTACGGCGACAAGCCGATCGACCCGGCAAGCCTGACCCAGCCGGTCGACGTGCTGATGGACCTCGAGCCGCGCAGCGACGAGACCAAGGGGTTGCTCGGTCGTAGCTTCGATAACGATCCCGTTCGCAGCGCGATGCTGACGCGCGCCAGGGTCGAGAAGCGATCGATCGCCTCAGACCCCGTGCCGCTGCTGCGCGACAACGGTTCGATCGGCGTCATTGTGGCGGCCCCCGTCATTCCCGAAGGTGCAACCGAGCCGGCCGGCTTCGTCACGTTTTCTTACGAGCTGGCCTCGCTGATGCTGACGAATGACGATTTGTCGTTGTTCTCTGTCGCGCTGAAGGACCCGCGCAAGGAAGGCAGCGAGCTCGTTGCCAACGATCAGGGCGTCGTCTCCACCCGCATGACGTCGCCGGAGGGGCCGTCGCCGTCGGCGACCCGCACCATCAGCTTCGGCGGCCGGGACTGGCAGCTCGGCTATTACGCCAAGTCCAATTCGGCGCGTCGCGCCGAGCAGACCGCGATCATTGTCGCCGCCATCGGCTTTGCGATCACCGCGATGGTGTGCGGCCTGTTCGGCTACGTCGCCTACAACAATCTGAGACTCAGCCGCGAGATCCAGGTGCGGATCGGCTTCGAGCGGCGGCTGACCGCGGTGATCGACGAGCTGAATCATCGCGTGAAGAATATCCTCGCGGTGATCCAGTCGATCGTGACGCGCACGCTGCGCCATGGGTCGGACATCGATGTGGCGCGCGAGCTCCTGATCGGCCGCATCCACGCCATGTCCAACGTGGTCTCGCTGCTCAGCGAGAGTCAGTGGCAGGGCGTCAAGCTCAAGGGACTGTTCGAGGCGCGTGCCATTCCGCACGCCGATCGCATCGCCGTCAGCGGCCCGGACATCGCCGTCAGTGCGCGCGCCGCCCAGAGCCTGTCGCTGCTGTTCTTCGAACTCGCGTCGCATTCGGACGAAGGCTTGTCGCTGGTCGGCAAGCATCCGCATATCACCGCGAACTGGACGGTGACGGGCGAAGAAAGCGGCGAGATCTTCCACTTCCGTTGGGAGGAGTTCAACACCAGCGAGGCGACGCGCCGGCCGGATTCGGATTTCGGTCTGATCCTGCTCGACCGGGTCGCTCCGGAAGCGCTTGGCGGCACCGCCAAGCGCTACTTCACCGACGTGTCCTATGTCTACGAGCTGACGGCGCCGATGGAGACGGTCGTTGATATGACCGAGCGCGACCGTACGGACAAGATCTCGGCACCGGTGCGGCCTGCGAAGTAG
- a CDS encoding HD domain-containing protein has product MLSPVRLVSEAAELAARRHNGMARKGRGKEPYINHLAEVANLLATATDGADAELVAAGWLHDSVEDTDTEPEELAQKFSERVAALVLECTDDMGLSKAERRSRQVVDAPNKSAGAKLIKIADKVSNIGARIHPDPTTEERDDLLDYVDWAEQVVAGCRGGNQWLDTAFDDMVLRARTSL; this is encoded by the coding sequence ATGCTGTCACCCGTCCGCCTCGTTTCCGAAGCCGCAGAGCTCGCCGCACGCCGTCACAATGGCATGGCGCGCAAGGGGCGCGGCAAGGAGCCTTATATCAACCATCTCGCCGAAGTTGCTAACCTGCTTGCGACTGCGACCGACGGCGCCGACGCCGAGCTCGTTGCCGCCGGCTGGCTGCACGATTCGGTCGAGGATACCGACACCGAGCCCGAGGAGCTGGCGCAGAAGTTTTCTGAACGCGTCGCCGCTCTTGTCCTCGAATGCACCGATGATATGGGCCTGTCGAAGGCCGAGCGGCGGAGCAGGCAGGTGGTCGATGCGCCAAACAAATCCGCCGGCGCCAAGCTGATCAAGATCGCCGACAAGGTCAGCAACATCGGGGCGCGGATTCATCCCGATCCAACCACCGAAGAGCGCGACGATCTTCTCGATTACGTCGATTGGGCCGAGCAGGTCGTCGCCGGCTGCCGCGGCGGCAATCAATGGCTCGATACGGCATTCGACGACATGGTACTGAGAGCGAGAACCTCGCTGTGA
- a CDS encoding L,D-transpeptidase, with product MTTFSGIRRSVSPRVVTACAFATALLAVPFTAQAQTLGYAPMQPQAYQQDPSYAQGYTGAAPQAADEDAALPDRLRRQIVSFDRSEPAGTIVIDTANTYLYYVLGNGRAIRYGVGVGREGFTWSGVQSVSRKAEWPDWHPPAEMIARQPYLPRFVAGGPGNPLGARAMYLGSSEYRIHGTNDPTTIGKFVSSGCIRLTNEDVTDLFSRVSVGTKVVVLPKNAPLMARGGDGVRKRPAVTTLPSGRQALNVPAPSVD from the coding sequence ATGACAACGTTCTCCGGAATCCGTCGCAGCGTCTCGCCGCGCGTCGTCACCGCTTGTGCATTCGCGACAGCTTTGCTGGCCGTTCCGTTCACGGCTCAGGCGCAAACGCTGGGCTATGCGCCGATGCAGCCGCAGGCCTATCAGCAGGACCCGTCCTACGCGCAGGGTTACACCGGCGCGGCGCCGCAAGCCGCCGACGAGGATGCGGCGCTGCCGGATCGCCTTCGCCGGCAGATCGTGAGTTTCGACCGCAGCGAGCCGGCCGGCACCATCGTCATCGATACCGCGAACACTTATCTCTATTATGTGCTCGGGAACGGGCGGGCCATCCGCTATGGCGTCGGCGTCGGCCGCGAGGGATTTACCTGGTCGGGCGTGCAGAGCGTCAGCCGCAAGGCGGAATGGCCGGACTGGCATCCGCCGGCAGAGATGATCGCGCGCCAGCCCTATCTGCCGCGCTTCGTGGCCGGAGGGCCCGGAAATCCGCTGGGTGCCCGTGCGATGTATCTCGGCTCCAGCGAATACCGCATCCACGGTACTAACGATCCCACCACCATCGGCAAGTTCGTCTCCTCCGGCTGTATCCGCCTCACCAATGAGGACGTGACCGATCTGTTCAGCCGCGTCAGCGTCGGTACCAAGGTCGTGGTGCTGCCGAAGAACGCGCCGCTGATGGCGCGCGGCGGCGACGGCGTGCGCAAGCGGCCGGCGGTCACGACGCTGCCCTCGGGGCGCCAGGCGCTGAACGTCCCGGCGCCGTCGGTGGACTGA
- the ureC gene encoding urease subunit alpha encodes MSVKMKRSVYADMFGPTTGDRVRLADTDLIIEVEKDFTTYGEEVKFGGGKVIRDGMGQSQVTNKQGAADTVITNALIVDHWGIVKADIAIKDGMISAIGKAGNPDIQPGVSIIVGPGTDVIAGEGKILTAGGFDSHIHFICPQQIEHALMSGVTSMLGGGTGPSHGTFATTCTPGPWHIARMIQSFDAFPVNLGISGKGNASRPAALVEMVKAGACALKLHEDWGTTPAAIDNCLSVADDYDVQVMLHSDTLNESGFVEDTIKAFKGRTIHAFHTEGAGGGHAPDIIKVAGLKNVLPSSTNPTRPFTRNTIDEHLDMLMVCHHLDPSIAEDLAFAESRIRKETIAAEDILHDLGALSMMSSDSQAMGRLGEVIIRTWQTADKMKKQRGALPQDKGKDNDNFRVKRYIAKYTINPAIAHGVSKLIGSVEKGKLADLVLWSPAFFGVKPDCIIKGGSIVAAPMGDPNASIPTPQPVHYQPMFGAFGKARTASSVVFTSKAAITGGLARKLGIEKKLYAVQNTRSKISKKSMIHNDATPDIEVDPETYEVRADGELLTCPPAEVLPMAQRYFMY; translated from the coding sequence ATGTCCGTGAAGATGAAGCGTTCCGTCTATGCCGACATGTTCGGCCCCACCACAGGCGACAGGGTGCGGCTCGCCGACACCGATCTCATCATCGAGGTCGAGAAGGATTTCACCACCTACGGCGAAGAGGTGAAGTTCGGCGGCGGCAAGGTAATCCGCGACGGCATGGGGCAGTCGCAGGTGACCAACAAGCAGGGCGCGGCCGACACCGTCATCACCAATGCGCTGATCGTCGATCACTGGGGCATCGTGAAGGCCGACATTGCGATCAAGGACGGCATGATCTCGGCGATCGGCAAGGCCGGCAATCCCGACATCCAGCCTGGCGTCTCCATCATTGTCGGCCCCGGCACCGACGTGATCGCTGGCGAGGGAAAAATCCTCACCGCCGGTGGCTTCGACAGCCACATCCATTTCATCTGCCCGCAACAGATCGAGCACGCGCTGATGTCCGGCGTCACCTCGATGCTGGGCGGCGGAACCGGTCCCTCGCACGGCACCTTCGCCACCACTTGCACGCCCGGCCCCTGGCACATCGCGCGGATGATCCAGTCGTTCGATGCCTTCCCGGTGAACCTCGGCATTTCCGGCAAGGGCAATGCCTCGCGCCCGGCCGCGCTGGTCGAGATGGTCAAGGCCGGCGCCTGCGCGCTGAAGCTGCATGAGGATTGGGGCACGACGCCGGCGGCGATCGACAACTGCCTGTCGGTCGCCGATGATTACGACGTTCAGGTCATGCTGCATTCCGACACGCTGAACGAATCCGGATTCGTCGAGGATACGATCAAGGCCTTCAAAGGTCGCACCATCCATGCCTTCCATACCGAGGGCGCCGGCGGCGGTCACGCTCCTGATATCATCAAGGTCGCCGGCCTGAAGAATGTGCTGCCGTCCTCGACCAATCCGACACGCCCGTTCACGCGCAATACCATCGATGAGCATCTGGACATGCTGATGGTGTGCCATCACCTCGATCCTTCGATCGCGGAAGATCTGGCGTTCGCGGAAAGCCGCATCCGCAAGGAGACCATCGCGGCCGAGGACATCCTGCACGATCTCGGCGCGCTCTCGATGATGTCGTCGGACTCGCAGGCCATGGGCCGCCTCGGCGAGGTCATCATCCGGACCTGGCAGACCGCCGACAAGATGAAGAAGCAGCGCGGGGCGCTGCCGCAGGACAAGGGCAAGGACAACGACAATTTCCGGGTGAAGCGCTACATCGCCAAGTACACCATCAATCCGGCGATCGCGCATGGCGTGTCGAAGCTGATCGGCTCGGTGGAGAAGGGCAAGCTCGCCGATCTCGTGCTGTGGTCGCCGGCCTTCTTCGGCGTCAAGCCGGACTGCATCATCAAGGGCGGCTCGATCGTCGCCGCCCCAATGGGCGATCCCAACGCCTCGATCCCGACGCCGCAGCCGGTGCACTACCAGCCGATGTTCGGTGCCTTCGGCAAGGCGCGTACGGCGTCCTCCGTGGTGTTTACCTCGAAGGCCGCGATCACCGGCGGCCTCGCACGAAAGCTCGGTATCGAGAAGAAGCTCTATGCGGTCCAGAACACCCGCAGCAAGATCTCGAAGAAGAGCATGATCCACAACGACGCCACGCCTGACATCGAGGTCGATCCTGAGACCTATGAGGTGCGCGCCGACGGCGAGCTGCTGACCTGTCCGCCCGCCGAGGTCCTGCCGATGGCGCAGCGATATTTCATGTACTGA
- a CDS encoding RidA family protein yields the protein MIKRILPYEGLLHEVVEHAGVLYIGGIVPEDTSLDMSGQANDVLGQMSRLLATLGSDMSKVLQVTIFMTDLSEKAAFNAAWKAHFAEAHLPARAAVGVADLGPNVKLEMTAMAARPG from the coding sequence ATGATCAAACGCATCTTGCCGTACGAAGGCTTGCTCCACGAGGTGGTCGAGCATGCAGGTGTGCTTTACATCGGTGGAATCGTCCCCGAGGACACGAGCCTCGATATGTCTGGCCAGGCTAACGATGTGCTCGGCCAGATGTCGCGCCTGCTGGCGACTCTCGGATCAGATATGTCCAAGGTCTTGCAGGTGACCATCTTCATGACCGACCTGAGCGAGAAGGCTGCGTTCAATGCCGCCTGGAAGGCGCATTTCGCCGAAGCTCACCTGCCGGCGCGCGCCGCCGTCGGCGTGGCCGATCTCGGACCGAACGTCAAACTCGAGATGACGGCAATGGCGGCTCGGCCCGGCTAG